The following is a genomic window from Archangium lipolyticum.
CGGCTGAAGACGATGAAGATCTTCCCGTTCTGGTCCACGTCCGAGAAGTTGCCGAAGTACTTCCGGTCGGACGGCACCACCCGGGTCTCGAAATCGTTGGCGAGGCTCTGCAGCTCGGCCGCGGAGAAGTCGTTCGCGTCCTCGTTCTGCACGAACCAGTACGCGTTGGCGCTCGCGTGGCGCAGCGTGGCGGTGATCTGCTGCTGCGTATCGCCGGTCATCACCCAGAAACCGCACTGGCGGGTGCCCACCGTGTACGGGCCGGGGCACTTGCCGAGCGAGGCCTGGGCGCTCACTCGGCCTGCACGGCTCAAGGGGATGGAGCCCGCCTGCTGGAGCCGCTCGGCCCACCGCAGGCCGTGCTCCAACCGGCGCAGGTGCGCGTCGGAATGCGTGGGGGCCGCATCGGCCGCCTGGAGGCCCACCGCCCCGCCCTCTGGACTGGTGCTCATCTGCTGGAGTTCGGGCAGCAGATCCTCCTGCGCCACCACGCCGCTGGTCTCGAGGCCGAACTGGAAGCCATCCACCTGGGAGGACTGGCTGGCGTGCACGGGGATGACGACCACGCGCTCCTGGACGCCGAGTGACGGGAAGGACACCGTGGCCTTGCCGTCCACGAAGTCCTTGGGGCGCAGGAACGTCACGTTCTCCGAGAGGGGGATGGTGCCGCCGGAGCCCTTCCTCTGCATGGTGATGTTGACGCCCAGCACGGGCGGAGTGACGGTGACGGCCTGCGAGCCGCCATTCGTATACAGACCCGAGTAGTCCCCATCATCGAACTCGCCGTTGTCGTTGACGTCCTGGGCGGCGAGCACGTGATAGGTGCCGGCGGCCAGGCCGTCGAAGCTGTAGGCGAAGCTCGAGCCCGAGGTCTGCAGCACCAGCTGCTTCGTGTTGCTGGAGTCGAGCGAGCACCCGTTGTTGATGACGAAGCACGCCACCACCTGGGTCCCCTGGAGGCTGACTCCGGCGGGCGCCGACACCGTGCCTCGGATGTAGAGGCTGGAAGGATCCGGCTCCGGTTTTTCCGGGCAGCCGGACAAGGACAGGGTGAGTCCCGCACAGGCGAGAAGTTGAAAGAACCTTCGCATCGAATCTTTTCCTTTCGGAGAGGGAAGCCGGCCGCGGGATGAGACCCCCCCGTCCACGCGGCCCGGGTCGCCATACACGACAGCCTACACCCCTGTCTCGTCACGATTCACATTCCAACATTCCCATTCACCAAGACGTCACACCTGAGAGACGCGTCGAGTGGTGGGCGGAGTCCTCCGCGCGAAGGGAGGGGGAGCCGGGCGGGCGTGCCTTCACGCCCCCTTGCCGTGGGTGCGAGCCGGTACGACCCTCAGGGCGATCCACACTCCAAGGAGGCGGCGATGGCGGACAGGCGGCGGCATGGCATGGAGCGGCAGGGATTGGGCCAGGACCCGGAGCGCGGCACCCGGCGTGATGTCACGGAACGAGGGCGGGACATGGGCCGCACGCGAAACGCCCGCGACGAGGATCGGGGCCCGGGCCGGGGCTACCGCGAGGAGGACCGGGACCGGGGCCGCTTCGGAGGTGGCGGTGGCATGAGGGGCAGCGGCTTCGACGATCGCGACGTGGGCCGCTACGGCCGGGGCTACGAGTACGGCGGTGACGAGGACCGGGGACGTTTCGACCAGGACAGCCGCGAGGAGTACCAGCGCGGCGGGCTGATGCGGGGAGCGCCAGGCGTGCGCCGGGCGGGCGGCCCCGGCGAGGAGTTCGGCGAGGGCTTCTGGAGCGAGGTGACGCGCGAGCGCACCCGGGGCGACTTCAACCGCTACGGGGACCGCGGCGCCGTCCGCACACAGCCGTACGACACCGACCGCTGGGACCGGGGCACCTACGCACTGGGCGCCGCGAGGGACCCGGAGGACATGCGGCGCTACGGCTGGGGCGAAGGCTGGAGCCAGGATCAGGGCAATGATCGCGGCTACGGCACGCGCGGCTTCGGCGATACGGACTACGAGCCCCCACGCGTGCAGTCCTCGTACATCGAGCAGCGCCCGCGCACCGGCTACGCCACCAGCCCCACGCGGGACATGGACCGGGAGATGGGCCACGGCGCCGGCCGCGGCGGCATGCAGGGCGCCTACCCCTACTACGAGCAGTCTCCCGAGCTGCCCCGGCGCCAGGGCCGAGGGCCGCGCAACTACCAGCGCTCGGATGAGCGCATCCGCGAGGATCTCTGCGAGCGGCTGATGCGGGCCTGGATGGACGCCGACGACGTGGACGTCCGGGTGGAGAAGGGCGAGGTCACCCTCACCGGCACGGTGAAGAGCCGCGACGAGAAGCGCGCCATCGAGGACGTGGCCGAGGACATCCTGGGCGTGAAGGAGGTCCACAACGAGCTCCGCGTCGCCCGCGAGCAGCAGCGCGACCTGGGACAGGAGCGTCGGGACGAGGACCAGGGCTCGAAGCAGGAAGGCCGGACGCTGCAGTGAGACGGCGCCCCACGCAACCGACAGGAGAGGAGTCCACGAATGGCACGGCGTGACAACGACAACTACGGCCAGGAGCAACGCTTCCCGGTGCGCGCGCGGCGCATGGAGCGCCCGGTACAGGACTACGGAACCCAACGCGGCGAGCAGGGCCGTCCGGGTTACGGCTCGTTCGGGGCCGAGCGGGGCTACAACCAGGGCGGCTACGGAGGGCTGGGCGCCTACGAGCGCGGCTACCAGCCTCGAAGCTACGACGCGAAGCTGGTGCGCCCGCCACGCGGCTACCAGCGCTCGGATGACCGCATCCGTGAGGACGTCTGCGAGCGGCTCATGGAAGGGCCCGTCGACGTGGGTGACGTGGAGGTCACCGTCAAGGACGGCGAGGTGACCCTGATGGGCACGGTGGAGGAGCGCTGGGAGAAGCGCGCCATCGAGGACATCGCCGCGCACGTGCGTGGCGTGCACGACGTGCACAACCGCGTCCGCGTGAAACCCCCGGAAGACAGGCCGATGGCCCGGGAAGCCACGAGGCTGCGCGAGGAGCGGCCCCAGGAGCCGCAGGGCGATCAGCCGCACATGGGCTCCTGACGGCCCCACCCGGGACGGAGGGCTCGCCAGGCGCCACGGCCTCACTCAGGCCAGACCTTCCGCGCCCTCCTCCTCATCGCCGTCCAGTTCCCGGCCCCGGGGCATGTCCACGATCGCCCCGAGCGGATAGATGGTGAGATGCCGCTGCGGCTCGCTGCCGTGGCTCACCGTCTCCAGATGGTAGCGCGACACGAGCCGATGCTGCAGCTTGCGCAGCCGGGGAGGCCTCGGGGCCAGGGGCACCGCCACGCTCTCGCTCAACACGCGCTGGATGGCATGCTCGGCCTCGAGCACCGCCTCGCGGATCTGCTCCTCGTCCACGCCCTCGGCGAGGAGGAAGATGTCGCGCAGCACCCGCCGCATCTCCGACGAGCTGTTGCGCTTGATGGCCAGCACGCGCGCCCCCGTCTTCTCCGACACCTTTCGCAACTTCGGATCGTTCGCCCGCGAGCGCAACGTGATGACGACGTCCGCGTTCTCCAGGCGGCCCGCCACGCGCGCGTCCGCGCCAAGGTCCCGCAGCACCCGCTCGAGCAGATCCCTGCTGGCCGCGTGCGCGTAGACGCGCGTGGTGCCCTGGCGCAGGCCGGGCTCGCGCCGGGGCGGAGGGGCCGTCCGGGACGGCTCGCGACCGGGAGCTGGCTCCCGGGAGGATCCGCGCGAGAGCCCGCGAGGCGCCTCGGCGGCACGGGTCGGCAGGGGAGCCACCGCCTCGGGCTCCTCCTTCACCTCCACCTGGCCCTCGACGAGCTGGCGCCGCTCGCCGCCCACGTTCTCGCCCGCCAGCAGCCGGTCCACCGACTGGGCGGTGTCGCGGTGCACCAGCACCTCGTCGCGGTTCACCATCTCCACCACCACGTCGAAGGTGGGCGGAGCCCGGCGCTCGCTGATCGTCTTCTGCGTGCGCCGCCGCCGCGCCTCCTCGTCGCTGAGCGTGACGACGTGCACGCCGCCCACCAGGTCCGACAGCGTGGGGTTGAGGACGAGGTTCTCCAGCGTGTTGCCGTGGGCCGTGGCCACCAGCTGCACGCCGCGCTCGGCGATGGTGCGGGCCGCGGCGGCCTCGGCCGAGGTGCCAATCTCGTCGACGATGATGGCCTCGGGCATGTGGTTCTCCACCGCCTCGATCATCACGTCGTGCTGCCGGTCCGGCCGCGACACCTGCATGCGGCGCGCGCCGCCGATGCCCGGGTGGGGGATGTCTCCGTCGCCTCCAATCTCATTGGAGGTGTCCACCACCATGACGCGCTTGCCCAGGTCATCGGCCAGCACGCGGGCCACCTCGCGCAGCTTCGTCGTCTTGCCCACCCCGGGCCGGCCGAGCAGCAGGATGTTGAGGCCGCTGCCGATCAGATCCTTGAGCATGTCGATGGTGCCGAAGATGGCGCGCCCCACGCGCAGCGTGAGGCCCACGACCTTGTTCTGACGGTTGCGGATGGCGGAGACGCGGTGGAGGGTGCGCTCGATGCCGGCGCGGTTGTCCTCGCCCACCGAGCCCACCTGCCCCAGCACGTGCTCCAGGTCCTTGCGGGTGACGGGGGTTTCGGACAGGCGCACCACGCGCCCGGTGAGCCGGGCCTCGGGCGAGCGGCCGAGGTCCATCACCACCTCGAGGACCTCCGTGGGAGACAGCTCCCTCACCGCCGCCTGCAGAGGCTCGGGCAGGACACTCACGAGGAGCTGGAAGTCGTCATGGGGAACGGCAATGGCGTCGCGCGAGCTCATGGCGTGTCTAAAGGTGAATCCTTCCGAGTCGGGTTGCACGTGTCCCCGCGGCCGAGGGGCAACGGGGCACCCGATGCTAGCGGGCATCCAGGGGCACCGTCCCCTTCTCGTGACTGGGTACGTCGAGACACCCTGCATAGCTCAGCAACAGGGGCATGACTGGGGGCCTTTGCCTCCAGCCTCCACGCCCGAGGAGCGACCCCATGGCCCGGTACGACAAGGACGACGAACTCAACACCCCCCACCCGAAGCACATCGACAAGCCCAAGGGAGAGATGACCATCCGCGAGGCCGCCTCGAAAGAGATGGAGGAGCAATCCACCGGGACCACCGTCATGCGGGGAAAGGCGGTGCACGGTTTCGGAAATGGCACCGACACGTCGAAGCGGCATGGCGACATGCGGTCCATGGACATGCCGATGATGCACGGCCCAGCGCTTCAGGAGGTGGAGGCCCCCATGAAGGGCTCCACCGCCGGCATGGGGATGGGCATGCAGCCGCCGAGCACCGGGGAGTCGGTGACGCGGCTCATGGACATGATCTTCCAGCTCCCGTTCCACGCGCAGCTCAGTGTGCTGCGGATGATGGCGCCGCGGGTGCTCGGGTCCATGGACTCGAGGGATCTGGACAACTTCCTGCGCGACCTGCGCTCGGAGATCTCCACGGTGGAGTCGGGTGAGGAAGGCACCGGAACGCGCATCACGAACACACCGGACATCCAGGGGACGTGAGCGGCGTCCCTCCCCGGTGGCCGACATGGGAGGGAGGGCTCGCCCGGTGGGCTGTCCTCCCTTCCGACGCAACCCGTCGTCGCCCAGTTCGTTCTCAGCTCAGTCCTTCTCGTCCCGGCGCGAGGGAGTGCCCAGGCCGAGTGCCGAGGAACGGATTCCCGCGCTGGCACTGGCGGCCATGAACCGGAGCACCTGCCGCGGGTCCTCCATCATCCGCTTCAGCTCGCCCCCGAGTTCCTGGAACAAGCTCCGGTAGAGCTCCATCTTCTCCGCGTCCGACAGCGGGGAGGCATGTCCCAGCGGTGGCAGCCGCCGCTGCCAGGCGCGCGAGCGCATCAACTGCGTGCGCAGGAAGTCCAGGACGTCGATGGGCGTCGGGGGCATGAGGCCCACCGAGATGGAGATGGACTCCTGCTCCGGCGCGCTCACGTGGTGCCAGTAGCCGCCGGGAATGTAGAGCCAGTCACCAGCCTCGAGTCGGCACTCCTGCACCGGCGTCCGCTCGCGCGAGACGTCCGGCGCATCGTTGAGCGTCTCGTGGAGGGGCGTGGGGTTGAGCGTGTTGCGCCGCAGCAGGTAGCTCTTGGCGCCCAGGGTCTGGAAGATGAAGACCTCTTCGGGGTCGCAATGCCAGCCAAAGCTGCCGTGCCCCGCGGGGGTGCAATAGAGCTGAAGGTTGACCGTGCCCTGAAGCTCGGCGGAGAGCGTACGCCCCAGCTCCGCGAGGCCGGCGTCGTGCCGGTCCGCGTGCCGCAAGACGATGGAATATCCCTGCGCGTGGAGCGCGCGGGCCTCGCGGGCGCTCGTGGGCCTGGGGCCGGTCCACAGCTTGCCATCGCGAACGAGCAGCAGGTCGCACTCGGGGGTCTCGATGAGGCGCTCGGCGGTGTCCCACGTCGCCAGCTCTCGCAGCTTCGAAGCGGCGGAGGGCCGCGCGAGCGGCTGCTGGAGGTAGTGCTCCTGGAGGAAGACGGAACGAGGGAGATCGCCCAACAGGGTATCAATGAGCATGACGCGGGCATTGTACCGGAGCGACATCCCGGAGGGGGGATGTCACACGGTGGAGGTCGAGGAGGGAGGGATGGGCCGGCGTTCCTTCAGGTTGAAGCGGTCGTCCCGGCCCAGCACGTGGACGCGCGCGTCGTGGATGGTGAGGATGCCCTCGGACTGCCGGTCCGACAGGCTGGTGAAGCGGATGCCGGTGCCGTCGATGACGTAGATGGCACCCGAGCCCAACACGGTGAATTCCTCGTCGTTCGTCACGTGGATGGCGGTGTCCTCGTCGATGCCGATGCCCAGGTTGTGCGGGTTCTGCGCGACGGCGCCCATGAGCCGCCCGAAGCGGCCCCGCTCGGCGAAGTGCGAGTCCACGATGACGCCCTCCAACAACCCGAGCCCCGGAGCCATGGACAGGGAGGTGAGACGGGACTGATTGGTGGGGCCGCTGATGAGCATCGTCTCGGACATGGCCGCCGCGCCCGCCGAGGTGCCGACGATGGTCGCCCCCTCCTCATGCAACGCGAAGATGCGGTCCAGCAGCGGCGAGCCCCCCATCTGGCTGGTGATGCGCAGCTGGTCGCCGCCGGTGAAGAACAGCACCGAGGCCCCCTCCAGCTTCTCCACGTTGGCCGGGTCATAGGCCTGCTCGCGGTTGCGGATGTCGAGCACCTCCATGTAGCGCACGCCCAGCCGGCCGAAGGCCTTGCGGTACGTCTCCGCCGTGGCCTCGGGCTCCATGGTGGCCACGGTGAGCACGACGATGCGCCCCCCGTCGTCCTGCGCCTTCTTCGCGGCCTGCCGCAGGATGGTCCGCTCCTCGTCCGACTCCTTCTGCTCGTGGCCACCGATGACCAGCAGGTCACCCCGGCGCTTCTTCTTCATGACATGTCTCCTTCCCCGCCCTCGAGCAGCCGCCCGTCCCGCACCCGCTGCCGTCCCCGAGCGAAGACGTGGACGACCTCCAGCGTGCGTGCCTCCAGCACCACCACGTCACCCTCCACGCCCGGCGCGAGCCGCCCCTTGCGGTGCAGCTTCAGCGCCGCCGCGGGATTGGCCGTGAAGAAGGGTAGGACCTGTTCGAGCAAGAACCCATGCTCGCGCACGGAGGCGACCAGTTCCTGATGCAGCCGGGCCGGCTCGGCGCCCGCGGTATGGGCATCCGAGGACACGGTGAGCCGCTCGGGCACGCCTCCGTGTTCCAGGTAGTAGCGGATCCACCGGCCCACTCCGGGATCCACCGTGTCCACGTCCACGAAGGCCCCCCGGCGCGACAAGGCGATGGCATCGTCCATCAGCGCGTCACTGCGGTTGGCGTGTGTGGCGTAGATGTACTCCGGCGCCACCTCGTACCCGTCGAGCAGCGCATGGAGCGGCCGCATCAGGGTGCGGCCCGGCCCGACGTGGAAGTGCGTGACGCCGGCCTTGCCCGCCATCCTCCCGCCCACCATCGCCGAGGACACCACCCGCGCCAGGTCGTCCAGCGAGGGGTGGCTGGAGCGGGCGTCGGAGATGGCCAGTTCCCCCACGCCGATGACCCGGTCGATGAGGACCAGGTCATCCATCACGGAGCCTGTGAGCGTGGCCGGAGGGACGTAGAAGCCGCCGGTGTAGAGGAAGGCGCTCACTCCCTGCTCGACCAGTTGCCGGACCTTGCCCACCAGCGCGCTCAGGTGCCGCGTGGTGCCATCCGTTCCCAGACAGCCCACCACGGTGGTGATGCCGGCGAGCAACAACTGCTCCAGGGAGACCTCGGGCCTGCGGCTGGCGAAGCCCTTCTCCCCGCCGGCCCCAATGAGGTGCTGGTGCGGGTCCACGAGGCCGGGGACGACGAGGCCCCCCCGGGCGTCGACCACCTCGTAGGGCAACCCGAGCGCGATCAACGCGGCTTCGTCCACCTCGCCCAGCCGGGCCACGCGCTCGCCCACCAGCAGCACCGGCTGGATTCCCGCCGGTGCTGGCGCGTGGAGGACTCCGTTGCGAATGAGAGTGAGCACCGGACCCGTGTCCCCTACATGAGGCTCCGAGACACGGGCAGCTCGCACACCCCGGACTCCTCATCCGCCTCCACGTCGGCGAGGGACTCGAGGACCTCCAGCGCCTCCTCGACGATGTCCGCGATGATGACCAGCCGGTCCCCGGGCCGGGAGCGTTGGAAGCCGAGGAGGATGCCCTCGCGCCCGTCCGCGGCGAAGTGGTGGGGCGTGTCCGGAGCCAGGCAGCTGCGCATCAACTGGGGAACCTCCAGCTCCGCGCGCTCGCGGCGATCCTTCAGGTCATGGAACACGTACTCGTCCACGAAGGGCAGCGTCTCCTGGACGGTGGCCAGGATGTCCTCGTCGCGGCGATCTCCCGGCAGGCCAATCACCATCAGGGTGCGGCGGGAGCCGTCGCGGGGCAGCGCCTCGGCGATGGCACGCATGGCGCCGACGTTGTGCCCGTAGTCCAGGATGACCTGCCGCCCCGCCAGCCCCAGGACGTTGAAACGCCCCGGCGCCATGCGGTGGTCCGAACGGAAGGTGGTCAGCGCGCGGACGATGAGCGCGGGGTTGAGCCCCTGGGCCCAGGCCGCGGCAGTGGCGGCGAGCGCGTTCTCGAGCTGGAAGCGCAGGGCGCCTCCCGCGGTGAAGGTGATGCGCTCCAGTTCCACCAGCAGCTGGCGGCGATCCCCCCTGGCCGTGACGATGAACCCGTTCTCGACGAACACGCCGCTGCCGCCCTGGGCCAGGTGCGCCTGGAGGATGGGGTTGTCCGGCCTGCGCGAGAAGTAGACGACCTGGCCCTTGGAGGCGGCCGCCATCTCCGCCACCAGTGGATCATCCGCGTTGAGCACCGCCGAACCATCCTCCGACACCGACTCGATGACGACCTGCTTCACCCGCGCCAGCTGCTCCAGCGTGTTGATGCCACCGAGCCCCAGGTGGTCCGGGCTGACGTTGGTGACGATGCCCACGCTGCACCAGTCGAAGCCGAGGCCCTCGCGCAGGATGCCGCCGCGCGCCACCTCCAACACCGCCACCTCCACGCGCGGGTGCAGGAGGACGGCCTGGGCGCTCCTCGGCCCCGAGCAATCACCCTCGAGGATGCGCTCGCCGCGGATGTACGTCCCGTCGGTGCTCGTCATGCCCACGCACTGGTGCGCCGTCTCGAACATGTGTGCCACCAGCCGGGTGACGGTCGTCTTCCCGTTGGTGCCGGTGACGGCGATGATGGGGATGCGCGAGGGCGCCCCATCCGGATAGAGCGACTCCACGATGGGCACGCCCACGTCGCGTGGAATGCCATTCGTCGGCTGCAGGTGCATGCGCAGCCCCGGCGCCGCGTTCACCTCGACGATGGCTCCGCCCTGCTCCATCACCGGGCGCCGGATGTCCTTGCACAGCAGGTCGATGCCCGCGACGTCCAGGTTGAGCACCTGCGCTGCGAGCTCGGCCATGCGTGCGTTGCTCGGGTGCACCTCGTCCGTCACGTCCGTGGCGGTGCCACCGGTGGACAGGTTGCAGTTCTGGCGCAGCTTGACGACCTGGCCCTGTGCCGGAACGGACTCCCCGGTGAGCCCCTGCTGACCGAGCACCACCTGTGCCGCGTCGTCCAGCCGGATGCGGGTGAGGGAGCTGCTATGGCCCGGCCTCCGGCGGGGATCCTGGTTGGCCACCTCGACCAGTTGCGCCACCGTGCGCCGGCCATCCCCGATGACCTGTGCCGGGTCCCTCCGCGCCGCGGCCACCATCTTCCCATTGACGACCAGGAGCCGGAAGTCATCGCCTTCGATATGCCGCTCGACGAGCACGTCGCCGCGGTACTGGCTGGCGACCTCGTACGCGGCGCGGACCTCGGCCTCGGAGCGCAGGTTCACCATCACGCCCTTGCCCTGGTTGCCCGCCTCCGGCTTGAGGATGACGGGCAGGCCGAGGTCCTGGGCCACCTCCCAGGCCTCGTCCGCCGAGCGCACCGTGCGGCCCTCGGGCACGGAGATGCCCACGTTGCGCAGCACGCGGTTGGTGAGGGGCTTCTCCTGGCAGATCTCCACGGCGAGCGAGGACGTGTCGGACGTCTGCGAGGCGAGGATGCGCTTCTGGTGGATGCCGTAGCCGAGCTGCACCAGGCTGCCGGTGGGCGTCAGCCGGCGCACCGGAATCTTCCGGCGGCGCGCGGCATTGACGATGGCGCGGGTGCTCGGGCCCATCCGGTACTCGTCGGCCATGTCCCGCAGGCGCTCGAGGGCCGCGGGCGCGTCGTAGGGCTCGTCGAACATGGCCGCGAGCGTCATCTCCAGCGCCGTCTTGAAGGCCTCGCGCGCGGGCTCCTCCTCCTCATAGGCGACCACGACGGTGTACACCCCCGTCTCGCCCGTGCCCCGCGCGCGGCCATACGCCACGTCGAAGCCCATCTCGTTCTGGATGGCGATGGTGACGTGCTCGGTGATGTGCGCCAGGTACGTGCCGCGCCGCAGCCGCTCCACGAAGCCCCCGGGCCGGCCGATGCTGCATTCGTGCACGTGCAGCCCGGGCAACCAGGACGTCAACCGCTCGACGAAACCGGGGAAGGAGTTGCTCGGCCGCGTCTCCAGCGGACCGATGTCCAGCTCGACGCGCAGCACGGTCTTGTATGCGTAGAGATTGGGCCCGCGGAGGGCCTGGACCCTGCGAACCGTCACGCCATGGGAAGTCATGAGAATTAATTCCGGGTCGGGTTGATTCACACAGACGGTACGGCTGTGTGACCTCTTTCAGAGGTATCCCTGCCCTTCCCGACCTGCACCTGTCCCTGGGTTCAATCAAAGCCTCGCACCGGAGACACGTTGTCAGCCCGGCAACGACGCGGTGCGGCGGGATGAGGCCCGCACCGTCCGGAAGCTGAGCGAGTACCGCAGGGTCTTCACCGGAGAGAGCGTGTGCTGCCAGCTCGAGCGCGCCGCTCCGGCCAGGATGTAGAGGGAGCGTGGCGCGAGCTCGAGCGCTGCTGTCTGGTATGCGCCGTCCACCTCTCGACGGAAGCGCATCCGCGCCGCTCCGAGCAGCGAGACGCCGATGACA
Proteins encoded in this region:
- a CDS encoding BON domain-containing protein; the encoded protein is MADRRRHGMERQGLGQDPERGTRRDVTERGRDMGRTRNARDEDRGPGRGYREEDRDRGRFGGGGGMRGSGFDDRDVGRYGRGYEYGGDEDRGRFDQDSREEYQRGGLMRGAPGVRRAGGPGEEFGEGFWSEVTRERTRGDFNRYGDRGAVRTQPYDTDRWDRGTYALGAARDPEDMRRYGWGEGWSQDQGNDRGYGTRGFGDTDYEPPRVQSSYIEQRPRTGYATSPTRDMDREMGHGAGRGGMQGAYPYYEQSPELPRRQGRGPRNYQRSDERIREDLCERLMRAWMDADDVDVRVEKGEVTLTGTVKSRDEKRAIEDVAEDILGVKEVHNELRVAREQQRDLGQERRDEDQGSKQEGRTLQ
- a CDS encoding cupin domain-containing protein; the encoded protein is MLIDTLLGDLPRSVFLQEHYLQQPLARPSAASKLRELATWDTAERLIETPECDLLLVRDGKLWTGPRPTSAREARALHAQGYSIVLRHADRHDAGLAELGRTLSAELQGTVNLQLYCTPAGHGSFGWHCDPEEVFIFQTLGAKSYLLRRNTLNPTPLHETLNDAPDVSRERTPVQECRLEAGDWLYIPGGYWHHVSAPEQESISISVGLMPPTPIDVLDFLRTQLMRSRAWQRRLPPLGHASPLSDAEKMELYRSLFQELGGELKRMMEDPRQVLRFMAASASAGIRSSALGLGTPSRRDEKD
- a CDS encoding R3H domain-containing nucleic acid-binding protein: MSSRDAIAVPHDDFQLLVSVLPEPLQAAVRELSPTEVLEVVMDLGRSPEARLTGRVVRLSETPVTRKDLEHVLGQVGSVGEDNRAGIERTLHRVSAIRNRQNKVVGLTLRVGRAIFGTIDMLKDLIGSGLNILLLGRPGVGKTTKLREVARVLADDLGKRVMVVDTSNEIGGDGDIPHPGIGGARRMQVSRPDRQHDVMIEAVENHMPEAIIVDEIGTSAEAAAARTIAERGVQLVATAHGNTLENLVLNPTLSDLVGGVHVVTLSDEEARRRRTQKTISERRAPPTFDVVVEMVNRDEVLVHRDTAQSVDRLLAGENVGGERRQLVEGQVEVKEEPEAVAPLPTRAAEAPRGLSRGSSREPAPGREPSRTAPPPRREPGLRQGTTRVYAHAASRDLLERVLRDLGADARVAGRLENADVVITLRSRANDPKLRKVSEKTGARVLAIKRNSSSEMRRVLRDIFLLAEGVDEEQIREAVLEAEHAIQRVLSESVAVPLAPRPPRLRKLQHRLVSRYHLETVSHGSEPQRHLTIYPLGAIVDMPRGRELDGDEEEGAEGLA
- a CDS encoding cyanophycinase, which gives rise to MKKKRRGDLLVIGGHEQKESDEERTILRQAAKKAQDDGGRIVVLTVATMEPEATAETYRKAFGRLGVRYMEVLDIRNREQAYDPANVEKLEGASVLFFTGGDQLRITSQMGGSPLLDRIFALHEEGATIVGTSAGAAAMSETMLISGPTNQSRLTSLSMAPGLGLLEGVIVDSHFAERGRFGRLMGAVAQNPHNLGIGIDEDTAIHVTNDEEFTVLGSGAIYVIDGTGIRFTSLSDRQSEGILTIHDARVHVLGRDDRFNLKERRPIPPSSTSTV
- a CDS encoding amidohydrolase family protein — its product is MLTLIRNGVLHAPAPAGIQPVLLVGERVARLGEVDEAALIALGLPYEVVDARGGLVVPGLVDPHQHLIGAGGEKGFASRRPEVSLEQLLLAGITTVVGCLGTDGTTRHLSALVGKVRQLVEQGVSAFLYTGGFYVPPATLTGSVMDDLVLIDRVIGVGELAISDARSSHPSLDDLARVVSSAMVGGRMAGKAGVTHFHVGPGRTLMRPLHALLDGYEVAPEYIYATHANRSDALMDDAIALSRRGAFVDVDTVDPGVGRWIRYYLEHGGVPERLTVSSDAHTAGAEPARLHQELVASVREHGFLLEQVLPFFTANPAAALKLHRKGRLAPGVEGDVVVLEARTLEVVHVFARGRQRVRDGRLLEGGEGDMS
- a CDS encoding BON domain-containing protein produces the protein MARRDNDNYGQEQRFPVRARRMERPVQDYGTQRGEQGRPGYGSFGAERGYNQGGYGGLGAYERGYQPRSYDAKLVRPPRGYQRSDDRIREDVCERLMEGPVDVGDVEVTVKDGEVTLMGTVEERWEKRAIEDIAAHVRGVHDVHNRVRVKPPEDRPMAREATRLREERPQEPQGDQPHMGS
- the cphA gene encoding cyanophycin synthetase: MTSHGVTVRRVQALRGPNLYAYKTVLRVELDIGPLETRPSNSFPGFVERLTSWLPGLHVHECSIGRPGGFVERLRRGTYLAHITEHVTIAIQNEMGFDVAYGRARGTGETGVYTVVVAYEEEEPAREAFKTALEMTLAAMFDEPYDAPAALERLRDMADEYRMGPSTRAIVNAARRRKIPVRRLTPTGSLVQLGYGIHQKRILASQTSDTSSLAVEICQEKPLTNRVLRNVGISVPEGRTVRSADEAWEVAQDLGLPVILKPEAGNQGKGVMVNLRSEAEVRAAYEVASQYRGDVLVERHIEGDDFRLLVVNGKMVAAARRDPAQVIGDGRRTVAQLVEVANQDPRRRPGHSSSLTRIRLDDAAQVVLGQQGLTGESVPAQGQVVKLRQNCNLSTGGTATDVTDEVHPSNARMAELAAQVLNLDVAGIDLLCKDIRRPVMEQGGAIVEVNAAPGLRMHLQPTNGIPRDVGVPIVESLYPDGAPSRIPIIAVTGTNGKTTVTRLVAHMFETAHQCVGMTSTDGTYIRGERILEGDCSGPRSAQAVLLHPRVEVAVLEVARGGILREGLGFDWCSVGIVTNVSPDHLGLGGINTLEQLARVKQVVIESVSEDGSAVLNADDPLVAEMAAASKGQVVYFSRRPDNPILQAHLAQGGSGVFVENGFIVTARGDRRQLLVELERITFTAGGALRFQLENALAATAAAWAQGLNPALIVRALTTFRSDHRMAPGRFNVLGLAGRQVILDYGHNVGAMRAIAEALPRDGSRRTLMVIGLPGDRRDEDILATVQETLPFVDEYVFHDLKDRRERAELEVPQLMRSCLAPDTPHHFAADGREGILLGFQRSRPGDRLVIIADIVEEALEVLESLADVEADEESGVCELPVSRSLM